A segment of the Toxotes jaculatrix isolate fToxJac2 chromosome 2, fToxJac2.pri, whole genome shotgun sequence genome:
CACTAGGTTATCTGGTTTCAGTGGGTGTGGCTGAGGTATCTGTCTGATTGTGTTACAACAGGATGTCATGCCAAGTTTAAACCCATATTGTTATTTCATGAGTATAATAAGTGCCGACATTCACATAATTTTCTTCTTAATCACTACTATTTAACTATTATCGTGCTTTACCAAAGACAGTCACTGGCGTGCCAAACCCACATTACTGTCACTGTGACAGGCTGACAGAGCTGTTACATCACCTTTGTGCTCCACGTAAACACAGCTCACCTGCTTAAGCAACACAGCGGGCACTGTCCCTTTTAGCCTTTATCTAATTATACCCACTGTCCAATCAGGTGAGGATCAAAAGAGGATGTTTGGACAAAACAGTTTTGGCACATCAgtgttaacattgtttagttgGTCAAATTACTAACAGGGtgtctcttctctttttattctttcacactttttaacCAACAGAAACCAGGATATGGGCATCACAAAAAAGGTATCTTATTGCACAAACAATGATGTAACTATATTTGTCAGATCTGAGGAGTTGAGTACAGGAGTACAGGTCAACAGACACTGATCTTAGCTGCTTTTTGTGGTCCTCAGAGAACTCTTTTGGCCACCCGCCACTGTCCCGTCAGTCCACAGCAGACTGCACTAGTGATGACATCGTTCAGCCCAGAAAACTGAATGGCTCCTCAGTGGACACACCAAGCTACCAGAACCTGCACCGcgagctgctgctcagccatAAACGGTACAGGAgctcaaacactgaaaacacctTTGATCTTCTCAACCTTTGAAATGGAGCAGGGCAGGGTggattgtgtttatgtgtttaactGGGACTCTGGCTGACCATGCAGGggcctgctgctggaggagaaacCGGAGCTGAAGCGAGTGTTGGAGCAGCGCAGACTGGAGCTacacaaggaggaggagatggcaCGACGGAGGCCCTCAGATCTGGAGACGGAGCTCCGCAAGAGGCAGCAGAAGCTGCAAGAGGTCAGAAGCACATAATATACAGCTGAGAGACATTTCACCAAGTaattataaaatacaaataaattcaCTTTAGCCCAAACACCCAGGGATGATTATAGAGTCACCACCAGGGTGTGAGAATTCTGAGATTTTAAGGGCAAAATGCCAGTTCTCCtgcaaattaaaatttaattaaaacaatattAACAAAATtgttatattattaatattatattattagaGAAAAgttcaataatgaaaacaaacatgtgtacttttacttaaataaaagatCTGCAAATACTGAAATTTCCACATAAAAGGTTTCAACAGCTGATACCTTGTGCCAGTGTTACCAAGAGGTGAACTGCTCTTGGTCTGGACCAGCTGGATGTTGGATGATGTGAATGACACTGACTGGCTGAGAGCAGATACATTGGCTTGTACTTTGTTTTTCCAGTACGAGCAAGAGGAGATCAGGCGGCGGGAGAACCAGCAGAAGATCCCAGAGTTTGTTCGTGTGAAGGATAACCTGAGGCGCACACAGTCGCCTGAGCAGTGAGGCCCTAAGgttcccatcagcccctgctGCATCTCACCATAGTGGCCCTAAATTTTTAAGcgacatataaaaaaaaaacatcagagaggcACTGGCTGGCTTCAAATCTCTTTCTCGCATTTGGAAATATCTGAATTTGTGTAAGAAAGCATACAAACCAAGAAATACATAATCCACATTTAGAAATGTCTTCGTAAAACTTAATCACTGTTCTGTTTCTGATGAGAGATTGGAAGtgctcattttttttatttataattatgtGGATCGATATTTGTTAAGGGAAAGCTACTATTGTTCAGAGGCTggatattttttatgttttctatggTAATtatactatttatttttttccaattaacttCTCGTGCTACTTCAGGGTCACATCAGTCAAGCCTAATTCTTACTTTAAAAGACCACAGTTATGGAATTGCTAAGAGACACATTTCTCAACAGTATGGTTTTGTATCAGTAGAAATCCCCCAGTGTTTGGCATgttatgtgtttctgtcttgaGTTTTGATTTTTAGTGTGTCCTTGTGCTGTGGAAATAAAGGCTTTATGGTTTGCAGAGATgcgttgttatttttttttttttttttgttggacaCAATTCAAAGCACTGGGGATTGATTTGCATGCAGCTCTTCTCCCTGAGGACTCTCACGGTTCTTTCACATGGATATGGGACTTTGTTTAATTAGCTGATCTTTTCATTCCATCACGGGACGAGAGGAGAAAGCACAGGCCATCTGGAGGAGGCTTTTCAGGATATATAGGCCAGGAATACCCAAGGGCCTGGTTAAGGCACTGGAGACATTTGGGATAGTCAGTGAAGTcaccagcagcattttaatgttgctaGTCAAGGTGGAGCTGATTCCGTATACTGTGCTGTAAACATTTGAATGATATAACAGTACATCATATTTGATATTCTTACAATCTTACACATTCTATACTGTAGGACATGTTAATTAATAACCATGTGTAACAATTTATAAGCTTGTGTTTTGTATATATGATAtgaatctgcagattaattatTGGcaatagctgtcaaataaagatagtggagtaaaaagcacAACATGTTCATCATCTACCTCTGAAATGTAGCGGAGCAGAACCATTTATAAAAGCTTTAGAACCTGCACTTAATGGCTCTGTAAGGGGCACATACTGCAAGACAGTATATGAGCCATTATAtggtggcggttctacattgaactactccctgggcgactcccccccccaaaaaagaaaggccatttaacacaaacagccatgtttaaCAATATTtctattataacaatctccatctccaacattgccaaaacagtttagaaataaaagttatcagaaattaaatatactctatatacataaaagtggcaaaaatatacacaatcacacatcacaacagcagagaataacaataatataaaataaaaacaatatcattttattattttagaataataaagaaaataaaagaataatatacaaataaaatatagaataaatattctgaatagcacaaatccttcatcacacaaatgaaaacacactaaaggaaatctaattataacactattaacaaaaactaaaactaaaacctgacctttctggccttccttgatgcaaaatcatcaataatgtcatcatatgaaacctgctcccctattgagtgattgatactgatgacagcaa
Coding sequences within it:
- the zgc:195245 gene encoding protein FAM107B, producing the protein MEGSTVKKKPGYGHHKKENSFGHPPLSRQSTADCTSDDIVQPRKLNGSSVDTPSYQNLHRELLLSHKRGLLLEEKPELKRVLEQRRLELHKEEEMARRRPSDLETELRKRQQKLQEYEQEEIRRRENQQKIPEFVRVKDNLRRTQSPEQ